The proteins below are encoded in one region of Planctopirus limnophila DSM 3776:
- a CDS encoding solute symporter family protein yields the protein MLTDPSPLAMLIFLIFVGFTLGISFWFASKSKSSASYFAAGGQIPWFVNGVAFAGDYLSAASFLGICGMIARYGYDGFLYSIGFLAGWVVALFVIAEPLKRMGRYTFADALNSRFQSRAVTFAAGLSALVVSAFYLIPQMVGAGALIMPLFGLPHWMGVIAVGLVVTVIVVSAGMVSTTYVQFIKGALLVFFSGLITILILNRGLTSTDDPLAMQPQVLTVTASGEKLIDGTPLGSGAGQARIRGVGQLASLATGPNGEARTSTGPLSPWGFLQELNQSQVILWNENTQATEEGKVTTYSPIVVSGQEVLMPGRSPLFQGIKSDSIWPKLNFISLMLALFAGTASLPHVLIRYYTVKDGRAARQSTVVGIATIGVFYILTLFLGLGAMTGGNIDLTDSNMAAPLLARTFGELPFALVSAIAFTTVLGTVSGLIVAASGAVVHDLLVGWLQIPLSDHQKVRFGKLVALLVSVMAIGLGIWFQKFNASFLVGWAFSVAASANLPALVMVLFWRRTTGAGVAASVLVGMLSSLTWILLSQETFQNVYGYAKNDAAQMALVPFSQPGIVTIPLGFLVVIVVSLLTRPQPATENQ from the coding sequence GTGCTGACAGACCCTTCACCATTGGCAATGTTGATCTTTCTGATCTTTGTCGGCTTCACGCTGGGGATCAGTTTCTGGTTTGCTTCCAAAAGTAAATCGTCGGCCTCTTACTTTGCAGCGGGTGGGCAGATTCCATGGTTTGTGAATGGTGTGGCTTTTGCCGGTGACTATTTATCAGCCGCCTCGTTTCTCGGAATTTGCGGGATGATTGCTCGCTACGGCTACGATGGATTTCTGTATTCGATCGGATTTCTGGCTGGCTGGGTGGTGGCATTGTTTGTGATTGCCGAACCTCTCAAACGCATGGGGCGATACACATTTGCCGATGCCTTGAACAGTCGTTTTCAATCGCGTGCAGTGACCTTTGCTGCGGGATTGAGTGCGCTGGTTGTCAGTGCGTTCTACCTGATTCCACAAATGGTCGGCGCCGGCGCACTCATTATGCCACTCTTCGGTTTGCCTCACTGGATGGGTGTGATTGCCGTGGGACTGGTCGTCACGGTGATCGTGGTTTCCGCCGGGATGGTGAGTACGACGTACGTTCAATTCATTAAGGGGGCGTTGCTGGTGTTCTTCAGTGGTTTGATCACGATTCTCATACTCAATCGTGGTTTGACCAGCACAGATGATCCACTGGCCATGCAGCCTCAGGTTTTGACGGTGACAGCCTCTGGAGAAAAACTGATTGATGGTACTCCTCTGGGAAGTGGTGCCGGACAGGCTCGTATTCGCGGTGTCGGTCAACTGGCGTCGTTAGCCACAGGGCCCAATGGCGAAGCGCGCACGAGCACAGGCCCATTGAGTCCCTGGGGATTTTTGCAGGAATTGAATCAGTCACAAGTCATTCTGTGGAATGAAAATACTCAAGCGACCGAGGAAGGAAAGGTCACCACCTATTCCCCGATCGTTGTTTCTGGCCAGGAAGTGCTGATGCCCGGGCGGAGCCCCTTGTTCCAGGGCATCAAGTCGGATTCCATCTGGCCCAAACTGAACTTCATCTCGCTGATGCTGGCTCTCTTTGCCGGGACAGCCTCCTTACCACATGTGCTGATTCGTTATTACACCGTTAAAGATGGCCGCGCGGCACGCCAGAGTACCGTGGTCGGGATTGCGACCATTGGTGTGTTTTACATTCTGACTTTGTTTCTGGGCCTGGGGGCCATGACCGGTGGAAACATTGATCTGACGGACAGCAATATGGCGGCTCCCCTTCTGGCTCGAACCTTTGGTGAGCTTCCTTTTGCACTGGTCTCTGCCATTGCATTCACCACAGTTCTCGGAACTGTGAGTGGTTTGATTGTGGCAGCCAGTGGTGCTGTGGTGCACGATCTCCTGGTGGGGTGGCTGCAGATTCCATTGAGCGATCATCAGAAAGTTCGCTTTGGAAAACTCGTCGCTTTGTTGGTCTCTGTAATGGCCATTGGTCTGGGGATCTGGTTTCAGAAGTTTAATGCCAGCTTTCTGGTCGGGTGGGCCTTCAGTGTGGCGGCTTCGGCCAATCTGCCAGCTCTGGTGATGGTCCTCTTCTGGCGGAGGACCACCGGTGCCGGTGTCGCAGCTTCGGTTCTCGTAGGGATGTTGTCGTCCTTGACCTGGATTCTTCTCAGCCAGGAGACATTCCAGAACGTCTACGGCTACGCGAAGAATGATGCCGCCCAGATGGCGCTCGTCCCCTTCAGTCAACCCGGGATTGTGACAATCCCCCTCGGATTTCTGGTCGTGATTGTGGTATCGCTCCTCACGCGGCCTCAACCTGCGACTGAAAATCAATGA
- a CDS encoding DUF485 domain-containing protein, translated as MHFDHQPVNESAPQSLASQQGNARLGMRLFIFYTSLYSLFVAISAFSFSSLAIPVFGVPAAVTAGFGLILGAIILAVLYARACTSE; from the coding sequence ATGCACTTCGATCATCAACCCGTGAACGAATCGGCCCCTCAGTCACTGGCTTCGCAGCAGGGCAATGCACGCCTGGGAATGAGGCTGTTCATCTTCTACACGAGTTTATACAGCCTGTTTGTTGCCATCAGTGCCTTCTCTTTTTCTTCGCTGGCAATTCCAGTTTTCGGTGTCCCCGCCGCAGTGACTGCAGGGTTCGGCCTGATTCTGGGGGCGATCATTCTGGCAGTGCTCTATGCCAGAGCCTGTACGTCGGAGTAA
- a CDS encoding sugar kinase, whose product MADLAIRQDACELDFLALGALVHRLDPGIIPFRKAKSFDIHVSGGEYNVAANLADCFGQKTGVATAMVDYGIGELVQARVREMGVKPFYKWFKHDGVRGPNIATVYSDRGLGVRPPVVFYNRSNEAGAMLKPGDFNWSEIFANGVKWFHSGGIFAALSETTSQVIIEGMKAAKAAGAITSFDLNYRAKLWASVGGDAKGQETIAKIVEHVDCLIGNEEDLQKGLGIEGQDVEHKSKLDPDSFFQLIDKATKKFPNVKLVATTLREVHTTNRHDWAAVLWLNGQKFVSPTMALDVVDRIGGGDGFCAGLIYGLLNGKTPEQALRLGWAHGALLTTFPGDTTMAKLPEVEALAKGGSARVQR is encoded by the coding sequence ATGGCTGACCTCGCAATTCGTCAAGATGCCTGTGAACTCGATTTTCTGGCACTGGGTGCTCTCGTGCATCGTCTGGATCCTGGCATTATCCCCTTCCGGAAGGCCAAAAGTTTTGACATCCATGTTTCGGGTGGTGAATACAACGTCGCTGCCAACCTGGCGGATTGTTTTGGTCAGAAGACAGGCGTAGCGACGGCCATGGTTGACTACGGGATTGGTGAACTGGTGCAGGCCCGAGTCCGTGAAATGGGGGTCAAGCCTTTCTATAAGTGGTTCAAGCATGATGGTGTGCGTGGGCCGAATATTGCCACGGTTTACAGTGATCGCGGTCTGGGAGTCCGCCCTCCCGTCGTGTTCTACAATCGCTCCAACGAAGCGGGAGCCATGCTAAAGCCCGGCGATTTCAATTGGTCAGAGATTTTCGCCAATGGCGTCAAGTGGTTTCATTCGGGTGGCATTTTTGCAGCCCTCTCGGAGACAACCTCACAGGTCATTATCGAAGGGATGAAGGCTGCCAAGGCTGCGGGAGCTATCACTTCGTTTGATCTCAATTACCGAGCCAAGCTCTGGGCATCGGTCGGTGGTGATGCCAAGGGTCAGGAAACCATCGCCAAGATTGTCGAGCATGTCGACTGTCTGATTGGCAACGAAGAAGACCTGCAAAAAGGTCTGGGCATTGAAGGACAGGATGTCGAGCATAAGTCCAAACTCGACCCGGACTCTTTCTTCCAACTGATCGACAAAGCCACAAAGAAATTCCCGAACGTCAAACTGGTCGCCACCACTTTACGCGAAGTGCATACCACAAATCGACATGACTGGGCTGCTGTGCTCTGGCTCAACGGGCAGAAGTTTGTCAGTCCCACCATGGCCCTCGACGTTGTCGATCGAATTGGTGGTGGTGATGGTTTCTGTGCGGGTTTGATTTACGGCCTTCTCAATGGCAAGACACCAGAGCAGGCTCTCCGATTGGGCTGGGCTCACGGCGCTCTGCTCACGACCTTCCCAGGGGACACCACCATGGCCAAGCTGCCTGAAGTAGAAGCACTGGCCAAGGGTGGTTCAGCACGCGTTCAGCGCTAA